In Actinoplanes sp. NBC_00393, a single genomic region encodes these proteins:
- a CDS encoding CehA/McbA family metallohydrolase, whose translation MTEHHHHGHNPLSRRSLIAGSGGLLMLAAAPGSAWAQTAGVATNGSPVRATGAARASAISQGTSLVHADLHNHTLMSDGDGDPALAFESMRSAGLDVAALTDHATLLSINGLSRSEWDRTGQLADAANQPGVYTALRGFEWSHPLLGHVNVWYTGSFTDLGGSSSMSRLYDWLSRTGGIGGFNHPGRELLRFNNFAYNAALREQMVGLEMFNRGDDYLFDGWSSGQSSPLNACLNAGWRTGLTGVTDEHGTEWGYPEGKGRTGVWAVENTRNGVLAALRDRRFFATRVSGLRLDATASGVRMGGSLPFASGDVRFVVDLDRGPEWAGKPLKIQVLRPGSTAPTVVDVIDTTAGRITEFTVPLNLADGSWVVLRVSDPAQANASPGPAGHPCNDWGVAYSSPWWLTA comes from the coding sequence ATGACGGAACATCACCATCACGGCCATAATCCGCTCTCCCGCCGTTCCCTGATCGCCGGAAGCGGCGGCCTGCTCATGCTGGCCGCGGCGCCCGGCAGCGCCTGGGCGCAGACCGCCGGCGTCGCCACGAACGGGAGCCCGGTCCGTGCGACCGGCGCCGCCCGGGCGTCGGCGATCAGCCAGGGCACCAGTCTGGTCCACGCGGACCTGCACAACCACACCCTGATGTCGGACGGCGACGGCGACCCGGCGCTGGCGTTCGAGTCGATGCGCTCGGCGGGCCTGGACGTGGCCGCCCTCACCGACCACGCCACGCTGCTCTCGATCAACGGGTTGTCCCGCAGCGAGTGGGACCGCACCGGCCAGCTCGCGGACGCCGCCAACCAGCCCGGTGTCTACACCGCGCTGCGCGGTTTCGAGTGGTCGCATCCGCTGCTCGGGCACGTGAACGTCTGGTACACCGGCAGCTTCACCGATCTGGGCGGCTCCAGCAGCATGTCCAGGCTGTACGACTGGCTGTCCCGGACCGGCGGCATCGGCGGGTTCAACCATCCGGGCCGTGAGCTGCTGCGGTTCAACAACTTCGCGTACAACGCGGCGCTGCGCGAGCAGATGGTCGGGCTGGAGATGTTCAATCGCGGCGACGACTACCTGTTCGACGGGTGGTCGAGCGGGCAGAGCTCGCCGCTGAACGCCTGCCTCAACGCCGGCTGGCGGACCGGGCTGACCGGCGTCACCGACGAGCACGGCACGGAGTGGGGCTACCCGGAGGGCAAGGGGCGCACGGGTGTCTGGGCGGTCGAGAACACCCGCAACGGGGTGCTCGCTGCCCTGCGGGACCGGCGATTCTTCGCCACCCGGGTGAGTGGCCTGCGTCTGGATGCGACTGCTTCGGGCGTACGGATGGGTGGCAGTCTGCCCTTTGCCTCGGGTGACGTCCGCTTCGTGGTGGACCTGGACCGTGGCCCGGAATGGGCCGGCAAGCCGTTGAAGATCCAGGTGCTGCGTCCGGGAAGTACCGCGCCCACGGTGGTCGACGTGATCGACACGACGGCCGGCCGGATCACCGAGTTCACCGTGCCGCTGAACCTGGCGGACGGCTCGTGGGTGGTGCTGCGCGTGTCCGATCCGGCCCAGGCGAACGCGTCGCCCGGCCCGGCCGGTCATCCGTGCAACGACTGGGGCGTGGCGTACTCCAGCCCCTGGTGGCTCACCGCCTGA